One region of Oryza glaberrima chromosome 7, OglaRS2, whole genome shotgun sequence genomic DNA includes:
- the LOC127779339 gene encoding cysteine-rich receptor-like protein kinase 10, which translates to MATAGATAMRRRRHLALSLSLCYNLAAVALLVAFLHAPPLAGAQPLPWQLCNATAGNYTEGSAYQANVRALASALPANASSSRALFAEGAAGTAPDKVYAIALCRGDTNASSCAACVATAFDTAQQLCAFNRRATLFNDPCILRYSDQDILANVTDNRGMFVAWNYNNVSAAKVAAYDAASGGLVNATADYAAADPVRRFGTGEVGFDDATYPRIFSLAQCTPDMSEADCRSCLGDIIRRMTPKYFVGKPGGRVFGVRCNFRFEAYSFFSGRPLLQLSGPSPPPANMTPPVTSEGRTRHRTGRILAITLPIAGAALAFIALTCFCFRRKRTPANKASSLPFSTNPDDIQSIDSLLLDLATLRAATDNFADRNKLGEGGFGAVYKGVLSEGQEIAVKRLSQSSRQGIEELKTELVLVAKLRHKNLVSLVGVCLEGDEKLLVYEYMPNKSLDTILFDYEKSKDLDWGKRLKIVSGVARGLQYLHEDSQLRVVHRDLKASNVLLDFDHNPKISDFGLAKLFEWDQTQDVTSHIAGTYGYMAPEYAMRGQYSVKSDAFSFGVMILEIVTGRRNSSFSNSEQSIDLLSLVWEHWTTGTIEELLDPAMRGRSADDLLKLINIGLLCVQDNPADRPTMSAVSVMLSSETFSVQAPSRPTFCIQETDSAADTDLCSSAFRSTGDSKTRSVASPNEVSLTELEPR; encoded by the exons atggcgacggcgggggcgacggccatgcgacgccggcgacatcttgctctctctctttctctctgctACAACCTCGCCGCAGTTGCCCTGCTCGTGGCGTTCCTCCACGCGCCTCCGCTCGCTGGAGCACAGCCGCTGCCGTGGCAGCTGTGCAACGCCACCGCCGGCAACTACACGGAGGGGAGCGCCTACCAGGCGAACGTGCGTGCGCTCGCCAGCGCCCTCCCCGCGAACGCGTCGTCTTCCCGGGCCCTCTTcgccgagggcgccgccggcacGGCGCCGGACAAGGTGTACGCCATCGCGCTCTGCCGCGGCGACACCAACGCCTCCTCCTGCGCCGCCTGCGTCGCCACCGCCTTCGACACCGCGCAGCAGCTCTGCGCGTTCAACAGGCGCGCCACCCTGTTCAACGACCCCTGCATCCTCCGATACTCCGACCAGGACATCCTCGCCAACGTCACCGATAACCGGGGCATGTTCGTCGCCTGGAACTACAACAACGTCAGcgcggcgaaggtggcggcgtaCGACGCCGCCTCCGGCGGGCTCGTCAACGCCACGGCCGACTACGCAGCGGCGGACCCGGTGAGGCGGTTCGGCACGGGGGAGGTTGGGTTCGACGACGCGACGTACCCGAGGATCTTCTCGCTGGCGCAGTGCACGCCGGACATGTCGGAGGCCGACTGCCGGAGCTGCCTCGGCGACATAATCAGGAGGATGACGCCCAAGTACTTCGTCGGGAAGCCCGGAGGCAGGGTCTTCGGCGTTCGGTGCAACTTCCGGTTCGAGGCGTACTCGTTCTTCTCCGGCCggccgctgctgcagctgtcggggccctcgccgccgccggctaaCATGACGCCACCGGTGACCAGTGAAG GAAGAACAAGACATAGAACAGGACGGATCTTGGCCATTACTCTGCCTATTGCTGGAGCAGCATTAGCCTTCATTGCCTTGACATGCTTTTGTTTCCGGAGAAAGCGAACACCAGCAAATAAGGCCTCATCACTTCCAT TCTCAACTAATCCGGATGATATTCAAAGCATCGACTCGCTCCTTCTGGACCTAGCAACGCTACGGGCTGCAACAGACAACTTCGCTGACAGAAATAAGCTAGGCGAAGGAGGGTTCGGTGCCGTTTACAAG GGAGTTCTTTCTGAAGGTCAAGAAATAGCAGTGAAAAGGCTCTCACAAAGTTCAAGACAAGGGATAGAAGAGCTGAAAACTGAGCTAGTTTTAGTTGCAAAACTTCGGCACAAGAACCTTGTGAGCCTTGTTGGTGTTTGCTTGGAAGGAGATGAGAAACTACTGGTGTACGAATACATGCCGAATAAGAGCCTCGACACCATTCTTTTCG ATTATGAGAAAAGCAAAGATCTTGACTGGGGGAAGAGGCTCAAGATTGTAAGCGGAGTCGCTCGAGGCTTGCAATATCTCCACGAAGATTCTCAACTGAGGGTAGTTCATCGGGACCTCAAAGCAAGCAACGTGCTGCTGGACTTCGATCACAACCCAAAGATCTCGGACTTTGGGTTAGCGAAACTGTTTGAGTGGGATCAAACGCAAGACGTCACCAGTCACATTGCTGGAACATA CGGATACATGGCGCCGGAGTACGCCATGCGTGGGCAGTATTCAGTCAAGTCCGACGCGTTCAGTTTCGGTGTTATGATCTTAGAGATTGTCACGGGAAGGAGAAACAGCAGCTTCTCCAACTCGGAGCAATCCATTGACCTCTTGAGTCTT GTGTGGGAGCACTGGACAACGGGGACGATCGAGGAGTTGCTGGATCCGGCGATGCGTGGCCGTTCAGCTGACGATCTGCTGAAGCTGATCAACATCGGGCTTCTCTGCGTCCAGGACAACCCGGCGGACAGGCCGACGATGTCGGCGGTGAGCGTGATGCTCAGCAGCGAGACGTTCTCTGTCCAGGCCCCGTCGAGGCCAACGTTCTGCATCCAGGAGACGGACAGCGCCGCCGACACGGACCTCTGCTCGAGCGCGTTTCGGTCCACCGGCGACAGCAAGACGAGATCAGTGGCGTCGCCGAATGAGGTGTCGCTCACGGAGCTGGAGCCAAGATGA
- the LOC127779340 gene encoding cysteine-rich receptor-like protein kinase 6: MRCHRSYLAAAAAATATFLLAVLLHTPLAAGEDEPPPWVLCAPYPPSGNYSKNGTYQANLDLLSTTLPKNTSSSPAMYATGTVGDVPYKVYGLALCRGDANASACESCVAAALRDAPRRCPLVKDVLVFYDLCQLRYSNRDFFLDDDYFVTTYTLQRSRRVGAAAAASFDAAVAVLVNATADYAAADSSRRYGTGEEEGVDGDSDRPKMYALAQCTPDKTPEVCRTCLSTVIGQLPKEFSGRTGGGMFGVWCNFRYEVFPFFSGRPLLQLPAFVETPPPPPSPSATSGEKTKNRIGAVLAIVMCTIAAVLLMVVACFCCWKRIKRRPEEQTFLSYSVSSDDIQSFDSLILDLPTIRVATDDFADTKMIGQGGFGMVYKGVLPDGQEIAVKRLCQSSRQGIGELKSELILVAKLYHKNLVRLIGVCLEQQEKILVYEYMPNRSLDIVLFDTDKNRELDWGKRFKIINGIARGLQYLHEDSQLKIVHRDLKASNVLLDFDYSPKISDFGLAKIFGGDQSEDVTNRIAGTYGYMAPEYAMRGNYSIKSDVFSFGVLVLEIITGRRNTGSYDSGQDVDLLNLVWEHWTRGNVVELIDPSLGDHPPIEQMLKCIHIGLLCVQKKPASRPTISSVNIMLSSNTVRLPSLSRPAFCIQEVSASDGSNPYSERYARPRHSGYSDNSTVVSSNDLSITELVPR, translated from the exons ATGCGCTGCCACCGTtcctacctcgccgccgccgccgccgccaccgcaaccttcctcctcgccgtcctcctccatacgccgctcgccgccggcgaagacgaACCTCCGCCATGGGTCCTGTGCGCGCCATACCCTCCCAGCGGCAACTACTCGAAGAACGGCACGTACCAGGCCAACCTCGacctcctctccaccacccTCCCCAAGAACACCTCCTCGTCTCCGGCCATGTACGCCACGGGCACCGTCGGCGACGTCCCCTACAAGGTGTACGGCCTCGCGCTGTGCCGCGGCGACGCCAACGCCTCCGCCTGCGAGAGCTGCGTCGCGGCCGCCCTCCGCGACGCGCCGCGGAGGTGCCCGCTCGTCAAGGACGTGCTCGTCTTCTACGACCTCTGCCAGCTCCGCTACTCCAACCGCGACTTCTTCCTCGACGACGACTACTTCGTCACCACCTACACCCTCCAGCGCTCCCGCCGcgtgggcgccgcggcggcggcgtcgttcgACGCGGCCGTCGCAGTGCTCGTCAACGCCACCGCGGACTACGCGGCGGCGGACTCGTCGAGGCGGTACGgcacgggggaggaggagggcgtcgacggcgacagcgaccgCCCCAAGATGTACGCGCTGGCGCAGTGCACGCCGGACAAGACGCCCGAAGTCTGCCGGACCTGCCTCTCGACGGTGATCGGGCAACTGCCCAAAGAATTCAGCGGGAGGACGGGAGGGGGCATGTTCGGGGTGTGGTGCAACTTCCGGTACGAGGTGTTCCCTTTCTTCTCCGGCCGCCCGCTGCTGCAGCTTCCGGCGTTCgtggagacgccgccgccgccgccttcgccatcGGCGACCAGTGGAG AGAAAACGAAAAATAGGATTGGTGCGGTTTTAGCAATAGTTATGTGTACAATAGCTGCAGTACTGCTCATGGTTGTAGCATGCTTTTGTTGCTGGAAGAGGATCAAGAGACGACCAGAAGAACAGACGTTTCTGTCCT ATTCAGTTAGTTCAGACGATATTCAGAGCTTTGATTCGCTTATACTTGATCTACCAACAATACGAGTTGCTACAGATGATTTTGCTGATACTAAAATGATCGGCCAAGGAGGATTCGGTATGGTTTACAAG GGAGTCCTACCTGATGGCCAAGAAATAGCCGTGAAGAGGCTTTGCCAGAGTTCCAGACAAGGAATAGGAGAGCTGAAAAGTGAGCTGATTTTGGTTGCTAAGCTTTACCACAAGAATCTAGTAAGGCTTATTGGTGTTTGCTTGGAACAGCAAGAGAAAATACTTGTCTATGAATATATGCCAAATAGAAGCCTTGATATCGTTCTTTTCG ATACTGACAAGAACAGGGAGCTAGATTGGGGGAAAAGATTCAAGATTATAAATGGGATTGCTCGAGGCTTGCAATACCTTCATGAAGATTCTCAATTGAAGATAGTGCACCGGGACCTCAAAGCAAGCAACGTCCTTTTAGACTTTGATTACAGCCCTAAGATTTCTGATTTTGGCTTAGCAAAGATATTTGGAGGGGATCAATCAGAAGATGTCACTAATCGAATCGCCGGAACATA TGGATACATGGCACCAGAATATGCCATGCGTGGTAATTATTCAATCAAATCGGACGTGTTCAGCTTTGGCGTTTTGGTATTAGAGATTATCACCGGAAGAAGAAACACTGGGTCATATGATAGTGGGCAAGATGTTGATCTCTTAAACCTT GTGTGGGAGCATTGGACCAGGGGAAATGTGGTAGAGCTGATTGATCCATCCTTGGGCGACCATCCTCCGATCGAGCAGATGTTGAAGTGCATCCACATCGGGTTGTTGTGTGTTCAGAAAAAACCTGCAAGCAGGCCGACGATTTCGTCAGTAAACATCATGCTTAGCAGCAACACTGTTCGTCTCCCTTCTCTATCCAGGCCAGCCTTCTGCATCCAGGAGGTTAGTGCTAGTGACGGCTCTAATCCGTACTCAGAACGCTATGCAAGACCAAGACATTCCGGGTATTCTGATAATTCAACAGTGGTGTCTTCGAATGATTTGTCAATCACAGAGCTTGTGCCGAGATGA
- the LOC127779342 gene encoding LOW QUALITY PROTEIN: cysteine-rich receptor-like protein kinase 10 (The sequence of the model RefSeq protein was modified relative to this genomic sequence to represent the inferred CDS: inserted 2 bases in 2 codons): MSMACYYLAAAAAGLALLLLHAPXTDAQTLVPSCGDSGNYTEHSTYHANIQYLATSLPSYASSSPSLFASGSTGTVPDAIFALALCRGDTNSSSCATCVAAAIQSAQKLCPLVKTVIVYDDTCILRFSNKAFPISPTSHSQRMVLXWNIRTASEAVAQAFEAAVVRLINSTVDYAATDSVRRFGTGEEAFDDTTNPKIYSLAQCTPDMTATDCRSCLEDIVGRMVSGNFVESADCGDFFSRMGGRVFGVRCNFRFEVYPFFTGRSLLQLPGPSPSPAPTPPVIEIRERSKNKRSAVLPISVPTTILVFAIIAAWFCSRSWRRRLARKTLRPKNSPDEVQSFGSLVLDLQTIRTATDNFSEHKRLGEGGFGVVYKGDLPEGQEIAVKRLAQTSRQGIEELKTELLLVAKLNHNNLVRLIGVCLEENEKILAYEYMPNRSLDTILFDAERIKELDWGQRFKIINGIARGLQYLHEDSQLKIVHRDLKASNVLLDSAYNPKISDFGLAKIFERDQSQVITHRIAGTYGYMSPEYAMRGQYSIKSDVYSFGVLVLEIIAGRRNFGSYGSDHEVDLIYVTWEHWTSDKAIELIDPSLGNHYPVDKVLKCIHIGLLCVQPKPADRPLMSAVNAMLSSTGTVRLPSLSRPSFWFQEIGATASSGANSEQNPHNSRKMSQNEQPITELEPRWVM; encoded by the exons ATGTCCATGGCCTGCTActacctcgccgccgcagccgccggcctcgcctTGCTGCTGCTCCACGCGC TCACCGATGCGCAGACGCTGGTGCCTTCGTGTGGTGACAGCGGCAACTACACGGAGCACAGCACGTATCACGCAAACATACAGTACTTAGCCACCTCCCTGCCATcgtacgcctcctcctccccctccctcttcgCCTCCGGCTCCACGGGCACAGTTCCCGATGCCATCTTCGCCCTCGCGCTCTGTCGTGGCGATACCAACTCTTCATCCTGCGCCACCTGCGTCGCCGCGGCCATTCAGAGTGCCCAGAAACTCTGCCCGCTCGTCAAGACCGTAATCGTCTACGACGACACCTGCATCCTCCGCTTCTCCAACAAGGCCTTCCCGATCAGCCCTACCTCCCATAGCCAAAGAATGGTCT GTTGGAACATCAGAACTGCCAGCGAGGCAGTTGCACAGGCTTTTGAGGCCGCCGTCGTTCGACTCATCAACTCCACCGTCGACTACGCGGCAACGGACTCAGTCAGGCGGTTCGGCACGGGGGAGGAGGCGTTCGACGACACAACTAATCCCAAGATCTACTCGCTGGCGCAGTGCACGCCAGACATGACGGCGACTGATTGCCGGAGCTGCCTCGAGGATATAGTTGGGAGGATGGTCTCTGGGAATTTTGTTGAGAGTGCGGATTGTGGGGATTTCTTTAGCAGGATGGGAGGGCGAGTTTTTGGCGTGCGATGCAACTTCCGTTTTGAGGTATATCCTTTCTTCACTGGGCGCTCGCTGTTGCAACTCCCGGGGCCGTCGCCTTCTCCGGCACCAACGCCCCCGGTGATCGAGATCAGAG AAAGATCGAAAAACAAGAGAAGTGCCGTACTACCCATTTCAGTGCCTACAACTATTCTAGTATTTGCTATCATTGCAGCATGGTTTTGTTCGAGGAGTTGGAGGCGGAGACTAGCAAGAAAAACATTACGACCAA AGAATAGTCCAGATGAGGTGCAGAGTTTTGGTTCACTCGTTCTTGATCTACAAACAATACGAACTGCTACAGATAACTTTTCTGAACACAAAAGGCTTGGTGAAGGTGGCTTCGGTGTAGTTTACAAG GGAGATCTACCAGAAGGTCAAGAAATAGCGGTGAAGAGGCTCGCACAGACTTCCAGACAAGGAATTGAAGAGCTGAAAACTGAACTACTTTTGGTAGCTAAGCTGAACCACAACAATCTTGTCAGGCTTATTGGCGTTTGCTtggaagaaaatgagaaaatacTTGCATATGAATATATGCCCAATAGAAGCCTTGATACAATTCTTTTTG ATGCAGAGAGAATCAAAGAGCTTGATTGGGGCCAGAGGTTCAAGATCATAAATGGCATAGCTAGAGGACTGCAATATCTTCACGAAGATTCTCAACTGAAGATAGTTCATCGTGACCTCAAAGCAAGCAATGTTCTCTTGGATTCTGCTTATAATCCTAAGATTTCTGACTTTGGTTTAGCTAAGATATTCGAAAGGGATCAATCACAAGTTATCACTCACCGTATCGCTGGGACTTA TGGATACATGTCTCCGGAGTATGCGATGCGCGGACAATATTCAATCAAGTCAGACGTGTATAGTTTCGGTGTCCTGGTTTTAGAGATCATCGCAGGAAGAAGAAACTTTGGCTCCTACGGTTCTGACCATGAGGTTGATCTCATATATGTT ACATGGGAGCACTGGACTAGTGATAAAGCCATCGAGTTGATCGATCCATCATTGGGAAACCACTATCCAGTTGATAAGGTGCTGAAGTGCATCCACATTGGGCTACTCTGTGTTCAACCGAAACCTGCTGATAGGCCATTGATGTCGGCTGTTAATGCCATGCTTAGTAGTACTGGTACAGTCCGTCTCCCATCCTTGTCCAGGCCTTCATTTTGGTTCCAGGAGATTGGTGCTACTGCTAGCTCAGGTGCAAATTCAGAGCAGAACCCACACAACTCAAGAAAAATGTCGCAAAATGAACAGCCGATCACAGAACTTGAGCCCAGATGGGTCATGTAG
- the LOC127779346 gene encoding protein FAR1-RELATED SEQUENCE 5-like has protein sequence MGGVEPRLIITDECASMKAAISVDFPTSTHRLCMWHIMRKLKDKVGYPLREDKEFLDRFNKCVWCTETDEEFEAQWTSIISDYGLEDHEWLTTRYRIRESWIPVYFKDISLAGILRTTSRSESTNSFFCHFIGFKLALVEFSLRFDTALEEQRHKELENNNVTVHSNQKLKTEWGFEKHGREVFTHEIFDTFQKEVVAVMEKCIVENIEIEGDVKITTVSDSSLRERKVLYNTSTKDISCTCMLFESLGIPCRHVILVLRSARLNQLPEHLVLRRWTKMCKKEPVFDSEGTLLEESESTSTDPMMKKLVFDVFNTMEETIHLAKQSIDSMQLLKNGVLDIAKQVRQMVPATQRTRVSEIEEFLGCSIPTQIDIHPPNDVQAKGKSFG, from the coding sequence ATGGGAGGTGTTGAACCTAGGCTAATAATAACTGACGAATGTGCTAGTATGAAGGCAGCAATTAGTGTTGATTTCCCTACGAGCACCCACAGGTTATGCATGTGGCATATTATGAGGAAATTAAAGGATAAGGTAGGCTATCCCCTAAGAGAGGACAAAGAGTTCCTTGATCGGTTTAACAAATGTGTATGGTGTACTGAAACTGATGAGGAATTTGAGGCACAATGGACTTCCATTATTTCTGACTATGGTCTAGAAGACCATGAGTGGTTGACAACGAGGTATCGTATCCGGGAATCATGGATACCAGTTTACTTCAAGGACATTTCTCTTGCGGGCATTCTTCGAACGACTTCAAGATCTGAGAGTACGAACTCCTTTTTCTGTCATTTTATAGGCTTCAAACTTGCTTTGGTGGAGTTTTCGCTCAGGTTTGATACAGCTCTAGAAGAACAACGTCACAAAGAGCTAGAAAATAACAATGTTACAGTTCATTCTAACCAAAAACTAAAAACGGAATGGGGGTTTGAGAAGCATGGAAGGGAGGTGTTCACCCATGAGATATTTGACACTTTTCAGAAAGAGGTTGTAGCTGTTATGGAGAAATGCATAGTTGAGAACATCGAAATCGAGGGGGATGTGAAAATCACTACGGTAAGTGATAGTTCACTAAGGGAAAGAAAAGTCTTATACAACACATCAACCAAGGATATTTCATGCACTTGTATGTTATTTGAATCTCTTGGAATTCCTTGCCGCCATGTGATTCTTGTCCTTAGAAGTGCTAGGCTAAATCAACTTCCAGAACATTTAGTCCTCAGAAGGTGGACAAAGATGTGCAAAAAGGAACCTGTGTTTGATAGTGAGGGTACCTTGTTGGAAGAAAGTGAGAGCACCTCAACTGACcctatgatgaaaaaattagtGTTTGATGTATTCAACACAATGGAAGAAACAATCCATCTAGCTAAGCAGTCCATTGATAGCATGCAACTCTTGAAAAATGGTGTACTTGACATTGCAAAACAAGTAAGACAGATGGTGCCAGCCACTCAAAGGACTAGAGTTAGCGAGATCGAGGAATTTCTTGGTTGTAGCATTCCTACGCAAATTGACATTCACCCACCTAACGATGTGCAGGCCAAGGGGAAGTCATTTGGATAA
- the LOC127779343 gene encoding cysteine-rich receptor-like protein kinase 10, translating to MAYFYLAAAACLVGVFLHAPLATDAQPMPWHRCNATSGNYTANSTYHANIQYLATSLPAYASSSPSLFASGSSGAPPDAIYALALCRGDTTNASSCATCVAAAIQAAQKHTALVKTVAIYDDPCIVRFSNLVFPVSPPYNKGMFVAWDDNNVSAAAAAAFDAAFARLANATAEHAAADSVRRFATGEEAALAVAGEVYPKIYSLAQCTPDMSADACRSCLEDILVRMVPTYLAGRKGGRVLGVRCNFRFETYPFFFGQPLLQLPGSPASSSAPVNGERSKHKRSTMIGILVPAIALSSIVAWFCSWRWRRRLAARTLELIPTESSTDDMQSIGSLLLDLSTLRVATDDFSEHKRLGEGGFGVVYKGDLPKGQEIAVKRLAKTSKQGIEELKTELLLVAKLNHNNLVKLIGVCLEENEKILVYEYMPNRSLDTILFDAQKIKELNWGQRFKIINGIARGLQYLHEDSQLKIVHRDLKASNVLLDSAYNPKISDFGLAKIFERDQSKVITHRIAGTYGYMSPEYAMRGQYSIKSDVFSFGVLVLEIITGRRNFGSYGSDQQDYDLINATWEHWTSDKALELIDPSLGNHYPVDKVLKCIQIGLLCVQPKPADRPLMSAVNVMLTGTIRLPSLSRPAFWFQEIGASSDVNSEQNLLDPHNSTKMYQSEAPITELEPR from the exons ATGGCGTACTtctacctcgccgccgcagcatGCCTCGTCGGCGTGTTCCTCCACGCGCCTCTCGCCACCGACGCGCAGCCCATGCCATGGCACCGCTGCAACGCCACCAGCGGCAACTACACGGCGAACAGCACGTACCACGCAAACATACAGTACCTAGCCACCTCCCTCCCGGCGTacgcctcttcctccccctccctcttcgCCTCCGGCTCCTCGGGCGCGCCGCCCGACGCCATCTACGCCCTCGCGCTCTGCCGCGGCGACACCACCAACGCCTCCTCCTGCGCCACCTGCGTCGCCGCGGCCATCCAGGCCGCCCAGAAGCACACCGCGCTCGTCAAGACCGTCGCCATCTACGACGACCCCTGCATCGTCCGCTTCTCCAACCTGGTGTTCCCGGTCAGCCCTCCCTATAACAAAGGGATGTTCGTCGCGTGGGACGACAACAATgtcagcgccgcggcggcggccgcgttcgacgccgccttcgcccgGCTGGCGAACGCCACCGCcgagcacgcggcggcggacTCGGTCAGGCGATTCGCcacgggggaggaggcggcgctcgccgtcgccggcgaggtctaTCCCAAGATCTACTCGCTGGCGCAGTGCACGCCGGACATGTCGGCGGATGCCTGCCGGAGCTGCCTCGAGGATATACTCGTGAGGATGGTGCCCACGTATTTAGCCGGGAGGAAGGGCGGGCGCGTGTTGGGCGTGCGGTGCAACTTCCGGTTCGAGACGTATCCTTTCTTCTTCGGCCAGCCGCTGTTGCAACTCccgggctcgccggcgtcgtcttCTGCTCCGGTGAACGGAG AAAGATCGAAACACAAGAGAAGTACAATGATCGGCATTCTGGTGCCTGCAATTGCTTTATCTTCCATCGTAGCATGGTTTTGTtcttggaggtggaggagaagactAGCAGCAAGAACCTTAGAGCTAA TTCCAACGGAGTCTAGTACAGATGACATGCAAAGTATCGGCTCGCTCCTTCTTGATCTGTCAACACTAAGAGTTGCTACAGATGACTTTTCTGAGCACAAAAGGCTTGGTGAAGGTGGCTTCGGTGTAGTGTACAAG GGAGACCTACCTAAAGGTCAAGAAATAGCAGTGAAGAGGCTCGCGAAGACTTCCAAACAAGGAATAGAAGAGCTGAAAACTGAACTACTTTTGGTTGCTAAGCTGAACCACAACAATCTTGTCAAGCTTATTGGCGTCTGCTTGGAAGAAAATGAGAAGATACTTGTATATGAATATATGCCTAATAGAAGCCTTGATACCATTCTTTTTG ATGCGCAGAAAATCAAAGAGCTCAATTGGGGACAGAGGTTCAAGATCATAAATGGAATAGCTAGAGGGTTGCAATATCTTCATGAAGATTCTCAACTGAAGATAGTTCATCGTGACCTCAAAGCAAGCAATGTTCTGTTGGATTCTGCTTATAATCCCAAGATTTCTGATTTTGGGTTAGCTAAGATATTCGAAAGGGATCAATCAAAAGTTATCACCCATCGTATAGCTGGTACTTA TGGATACATGTCACCGGAGTATGCAATGCGTGGACAATATTCAATCAAGTCAGACGTGTTTAGCTTTGGTGTCCTGGTTTTAGAGATCATCACAGGGAGAAGAAACTTTGGCTCCTATGGTTCTGATCAACAAGATTATGATCTCATAAATGCT ACATGGGAGCACTGGACTAGCGATAAAGCCCTCGAGTTGATCGATCCATCATTGGGAAATCACTATCCAGTTGACAAGGTGCTCAAGTGCATCCAAATTGGGCTGCTCTGTGTTCAGCCGAAACCTGCTGATAGGCCATTGATGTCTGCTGTTAATGTCATGCTTACTGGTACAATCCGTCTCCCTTCCTTGTCCAGACCTGCCTTTTGGTTTCAGGAGATTGGTGCTAGCTCAGATGTAAATTCAGAGCAGAACCTGCTTGACCCACACAACTCAACGAAAATGTATCAAAGTGAAGCACCGATCACAGAGCTTGAGCCCAGATAA